DNA from Paludisphaera mucosa:
CTTCGCCCGCCACAGGTAGCCGCGGGCGGTCTCGAACGTCCGGCCTCCCGAGGCGAGCAGCGCCAGGGCGGTCGCACGATCCGACCAGACGCCCGCTCCCAGGCCGGCGAGTAGCGCCGCGCCGAGGGCCGTGGATTCGGTCTCCGGGCTGCGCACGACCGGCCGGCCGAGGACGTCGGCCTGGAACCCGAGGAAGGCGTCGGAGCGAGACATCCCGCCGTCGACGTTGAGGGCCGCGAGCGGTTCGCTGAGGTCCTCCTCGATCGCTTCGATCAGGTCGCCGACCTGGAACGCCACCCCTTCCATCGCCGCGCGGGCGATGTCGGCGAGGGTCGTGGCGCGTGTGAGCCCGTAGAGCGTCCCGCGCGCGGCGGGCTGCCAGTGCGGCGAGCCCAGGCCGGTGAAGGCGGGGACGAAGACGACCTCGCCCTCGGGATCGCCCCTCATCGCCAGGTCGCCGATCTCGGAGGCGTCATGGATGACCTTCAGCCCATCTCGGAACCACTGCACGGCCGCCCCGGCGATGAAGACGCTCCCTTCGAGGGCGTACTGAGGAGGCTCGTCGCGGGTCGTGGCCGCGCGCGTCGTCAATAGCCCGTGCGTCGACGGGATGATGCGCGCTCCGGTGTGGGCCAGGAGGAACGCGCCCGTGCCGTAGGTGCACTTCGCCTGGCCTTCGCTAACGCACCCCTGGCCCATAAGGGAGGCCTGCTGGTCGCCGGCCACGCCCGTGATCGGGATGCCGTCCGGCAGGTAGTCGAGCCCCCGGGTCGCGCCGAAATCGCCCGCGCTGGGGCGGATCTCGGCCAATAATGATTTCGGCACGTCGAATAGCTCGCATAGCTCGTCCGACCATTGGTCGGTCGCGAGTTCCATCAGCAGCGTGCGCGAGGCGTTGGTCACGTCGGTCAGGTGGTCCCCTCCGGTGAGGTGTCGGATGAGCAGGGTGTCGACCGTGCCCGCGGCCAGTTGGCCGGCCTCGGCCTTGCGACGGGCACCGTCGACGTGATCCAGGAGCCAGGCGATCTTGGTGGCCGAGAAATAGGGGTCGATCACGAGGCCGGTCAAACGCGAGACCACGCCCTCCTTGCGGCGGAGCCGGTTGCAGACGTCGGCGGTGCGGCGGTCCTGCCACACCAACGCCGGCGCGATCGGCTCGCCGGTCGCGCGGTCCCAGACGATCGTAGTCTCGCGCTGGTTGGTGATGCCGATGGCGGCGATCTGCTCGGCCCGAACCCGGGCGTTGATCAGGGCCGTCGTGACTTCGGCCCCGACCGAGGCGACGATCGTGCGGGGGTCGTGCTCGACCCAGCCCGATCGAGGGTATGTCAGCGGAATCTCGTGCTGGCCCTGGCCCACGGGCTTGAGCCGGAGGTCGTAGACGATCACGCGGGTGCTCGTCGTGCCCTGGTCGATGACGAGGAGATGATCGCGGGCCATGGGAGAGGGCCTCATTCAGGGTGATCTGGTCGCGGTATTCGTTTCAAACTACCATGAGTCGAGGACCGCGTCGCCAGACCGGCGGGACCCGACGGCCCTTCAATCGAGGTCGATGACATGCCACCGACGATCATCCCCCTGGCCGGTATCGCCCTCCCCTTGATCCTGGTCCCCACGATTATGCTGACCAAGAATCTGGGCCAGAGGCGCTATTACCGGCACCTGGAACGGATGCAGGCCCTCAAGTCGGGCCTCCCCGTCCCCGCCTCGACCCCGCTGCCTGGGCCCGGTTCGGTCGTGGCGATCGGCGCCGGAGTCCCGATCGTCTCGATCCTGGGCGCGCTCATCGCGACTGCATCGATCCCGTGGGAGTCGCCGGACGTACTGCCGCTCACGGCGATCATCTGGAGCATGTCGCTGTTCCTGGCCTTGGGAGGGCTGACCACGGCCCTGATCCTGGGCGTGCTGCTCCACCGGGCGCATCGGCGGTCGACCTCGACCGACGCCGCCGCCTCAGCCAAGCCGGCCTACGACCCCGACATGTTCGAGCCCGCCGGCCGCGGCTACTGATCGTCCCGGGAGCCGTCCCCAAGCGAAGTCGAGCGTTCTCACCAGGCCCGCTCCCGCCCAGATCGCCATCAGCGGCTCGATGGGGATGTGGAATCGGGCCGAGACGATCGTCAGGGCGTGGAAAAGGCTTATCGCCCCCACCGTCGCCAGCATCGGGGCCGACCGTCGCCGCAAGGTCGCGCCGGCGGTCGCCAGTCCCAGGAGCGACAGCCCCGTCAGGCCCAGATGAGACGCCCGGTAAATGAAGACCCGAGACCTCGGGTTCGTCTCGTCGAAGAGCCAGAAGTACCGAAATCGCCGGACGCAGAGCCCCACATATCGCAGGGCGTCCTTTCGGATGTCGGCGATCGCCCTTCGAAGCAGGACGCGAGATCGCTCCGGCTCGGAGAGCGTCTCCAGGTAGCGACGATCCTCCGCGGTGAATGCGACGTCGTCGATGTATCCCGCCGTGTGCCGAGCCTCCCAGACCGTCCGATTGTAGGCGGCGAGGCTGCCTGCGTCTTTCGCCCCGTCCATAACCCCCTCGACGGATGCGCGGACGACCTTGTCCGTACCCTCGCTGATGGCGCAGTTCCCCTGCCAGAAGGCGTAACCGAACGTGCTCTTGATCGGCACGAACTCGCCGTGGACGAACGCGTTGCGAGCGATCCAAGGCGTGACGCCGAGGGCGGCGACCATGACGACGACGGCACCCAGCGACCAGCTCGATCGGGACGCGGACGCTTCCGTTCGCGACAGGGCGAGCACCGCGAACAGCCCCGGCGCGACGAGTCCCAGGATCGGATCCGTCAGGGCGCACAGGGCAAGCAGCAGGCCGGCGATGATGGCGTCCCCGTTCGAACCCGAAGCGCCCGCCCTGACGGCCCAAACGAACGTCCAGACGACCAACGTCGCGGCGAGAAGCGCGACCTGGACGTGCGTCGCGGCGTAAACGAGCGTCGGATGCAGCGCGGCGATCCATGCGGCTGACCAGGCGACGGCCGGCCGCTCGGGCGCGGCCCAGGTCGCCAGTCGGAAAACGCCGAGGACCATCAGGCCGCCCAGGAAGGCCTGCCCCAGCTCCAGGATCAGCAGCGATCTCGGTCGCTCAACGCCCCCCAGGGCGTACGCGGCGGCGACCACGAGCGGATAAACCGGGGCCTGTTGCGACGTCGGGCCGTCGACGCCCAGAAAGTGCATCGCGAACCCTCGGCCCGCGACGAGCGAGGCGGCGATCTCGCCGTGCTCGTAAGTCGACCGGGGAACGTGGTGGCTCTGAAGGACCAGCACGGCGGCGGCCCGCACGAGGACTGCGGACAGCAACAGGACGGCCAGCCAAGGGCGGCTCCCCTTCACAATCGCTCCTCCGGGGTGGGATCGCGCCCGACAGGATCCACAT
Protein-coding regions in this window:
- the glpK gene encoding glycerol kinase GlpK, which encodes MARDHLLVIDQGTTSTRVIVYDLRLKPVGQGQHEIPLTYPRSGWVEHDPRTIVASVGAEVTTALINARVRAEQIAAIGITNQRETTIVWDRATGEPIAPALVWQDRRTADVCNRLRRKEGVVSRLTGLVIDPYFSATKIAWLLDHVDGARRKAEAGQLAAGTVDTLLIRHLTGGDHLTDVTNASRTLLMELATDQWSDELCELFDVPKSLLAEIRPSAGDFGATRGLDYLPDGIPITGVAGDQQASLMGQGCVSEGQAKCTYGTGAFLLAHTGARIIPSTHGLLTTRAATTRDEPPQYALEGSVFIAGAAVQWFRDGLKVIHDASEIGDLAMRGDPEGEVVFVPAFTGLGSPHWQPAARGTLYGLTRATTLADIARAAMEGVAFQVGDLIEAIEEDLSEPLAALNVDGGMSRSDAFLGFQADVLGRPVVRSPETESTALGAALLAGLGAGVWSDRATALALLASGGRTFETARGYLWRAKALERWRRAVETTRGHYRLEAD